The following are encoded together in the Peromyscus leucopus breed LL Stock chromosome 1, UCI_PerLeu_2.1, whole genome shotgun sequence genome:
- the Ppp2r1a gene encoding serine/threonine-protein phosphatase 2A 65 kDa regulatory subunit A alpha isoform gives MAAADGDDSLYPIAVLIDELRNEDVQLRLNSIKKLSTIALALGVERTRSELLPFLTDTIYDEDEVLLALAEQLGTFTTLVGGPEYVHCLLPPLESLATVEETVVRDKAVESLRAISHEHSPSDLEAHFVPLVKRLAGGDWFTSRTSACGLFSVCYPRVSSAVKAELRQYFRNLCSDDTPMVRRAAASKLGEFAKVLELDNVKSEIIPMFSNLASDEQDSVRLLAVEACVNIAQLLPQEDLEALVMPTLRQAAEDKSWRVRYMVADKFTELQKAVGPEITKTDLVPAFQNLMKDCEAEVRAAASHKVKEFCENLSADCRENVIMTQILPCIKELVSDANQHVKSALASVIMGLSPILGKDNTIEHLLPLFLAQLKDECPEVRLNIISNLDCVNEVIGIRQLSQSLLPAIVELAEDAKWRVRLAIIEYMPLLAGQLGVEFFDEKLNSLCMAWLVDHVYAIREAATSNLKKLVEKFGKEWAHATIIPKVLAMSGDPNYLHRMTTLFCINVLSEVCGQDITTKHMLPTVLRMAGDPVANVRFNVAKSLQKIGPILDNSTLQSEVKPILEKLTQDQDVDVKYFAQEALTVLSLA, from the exons ATGGCAGCTGCCGACGGCGACGACTCCCTTTACCCCATTGCGGTGCTCATCGATGAACTCCGCAATGAAGACGTTCAG CTTCGCCTCAATAGTATCAAGAAGCTCTCCACCATCGCCTTGGCCCTTGGGGTTGAACGGACCAGAAGTGAGCTCCTGCCCTTCCTTACAG ACACCATCTATGATGAAGATGAGGTCCTCTTGGCCTTGGCCGAACAACTGGGAACCTTCACCACTTTGGTGGGAGGACCTGAGTATGTGCACTGCCTGCTG CCACCCCTGGAGTCACTGGCCACGGTGGAAGAGACAGTGGTGCGAGACAAGGCGGTAGAATCCTTACGGGCCATCTCACACGAGCACTCACCTTCCGACCTGGAGGCTCATTTTGTGCCTCTGGTGAAGCGGCTGGCGGGTGGAGACTGGTTCACCTCCCGCACCTCGGCCTGCGGCCTCTTCTCGGTCTGCTACCCCCGAGTATCCAGTGCTGTGAAGGCAGAACTTCGACA GTACTTCCGGAACCTGTGCTCAGACGACACCCCCATGGTGCGGCGGGCCGCAGCCTCCAAGCTGGGGGAGTTTGCCAAGGTGCTGGAGCTGGACAATGTCAAGAGTGAGATCATTCCCATGTTCTCTAACCTGGCCTCTGACGAGCAG GACTCGGTGCGGCTGCTGGCAGTGGAGGCATGTGTGAACATCGCTCAGCTTCTGCCCCAGGAGGACCTGGAGGCCTTAGTGATGCCCACCTTGCGCCAGGCTGCTGAGGATAAGTCTTGGCGTGTCCGCTATATGGTGGCTGACAAGTTCACAGAG CTCCAGAAAGCAGTGGGGCCTGAGATCACCAAGACAGACCTGGTACCCGCCTTCCAGAACCTGATGAAGGACTGTGAGGCTGAGGTGAGGGCCGCAGCCTCCCACAAGGTCAAAG AGTTCTGTGAAAATCTCTCAGCTGACTGCCGGGAGAATGTGATCATGACCCAGATCTTGCCCTGCATCAAG GAGCTCGTGTCAGATGCCAACCAGCACGTCAAGTCAGCACTGGCTTCAGTCATCATGGGCCTCTCTCCCATTCTGGGCAAAGACAACACCATCGAACACCTCTTGCCACTCTTCTTGGCTCAGCTAAAGGATGAG TGTCCTGAGGTGCGGCTGAACATCATCTCCAACCTGGACTGTGTGAATGAGGTGATTGGCATCCGGCAGCTCTCTCAGTCTCTGCTCCCTGCCATTGTGGAGCTGGCTGAGGATGCCAAGTGGCGAGTGCGGCTGGCCATCATTGAGTACATGCCTCTGCTGGCTGGACAGCTG GGTGTGGAATTTTTTGATGAGAAACTCAACTCTTTGTGTATGGCCTGGCTGGTGGATCATG TCTATGCTATCCGTGAGGCTGCCACCAGCAACCTCAAGAAGCTAGTGGAGAAGTTCGGGAAGGAGTGGGCTCATGCCACTATCATCCCCAAGGTCTTAGCTATGTCTGGAGACCCTAACTACCTGCACCGCATGACTACACTCTTCTGCATCAAT GTGCTGTCTGAGGTCTGTGGGCAGGATATCACCACCAAGCACATGTTGCCCACAGTTCTTCGTATGGCTGGAGACCCAGTCGCCAATGTCCGCTTCAATGTGGCCAAATCCCTACAGAAGATAGGACCCATTCTTGACAACAG CACACTGCAAAGTGAAGTCAAGCCCATCCTGGAGAAGCTGACCCAAGACCAGGATGTGGATGTCAAGTACTTTGCCCAGGAGGCTCTGACTG TTCTGTCTCTTGCCTGA